The Thunnus thynnus chromosome 2, fThuThy2.1, whole genome shotgun sequence genome includes a region encoding these proteins:
- the prdm8b gene encoding PR domain zinc finger protein 8b translates to MEESSSQKLVWDGDAKAVQQCLTDIFTSVYTTCDIPENAIFGPCVLSHTSLYDSIAFIALKSTDKRTAPYIFRVDTSAANSTSEGLMWLRLVQSARDKEEQNLEAYVKNGQLFYRSLRRIEKDEELLVWYGKDLIDLLLLSSSRAPAKSKGSSHHSCPDCSQRFQFEFPFLAHLRFRCTKRLQSITGADEESSKESSTERPNTTPTRTSPKLGRSEGFSSSQDSSKPSTDFHNLARDLENNRTSPPSDKEAEICSETSGKRKFSEIEDRECRGPSLPQSKSKDELATSAQNYRGVYGLDDNHRSFSSSGSTELGESKRSAFTEVKKSSQSLKHHGCNKTQSSNSENKDGGRPSSNPSEKHLNIRQVLSETQPPQTSPVGSAFTSVGQQGSGGSGDRKSAFSQPSRSSFSQISPLVMPPKLLDCHPAVGDTISSNRLYQADHLAAKLQGAELGANCPVPGGMAKQNPFVYATAFWPKNSGPIQLQMPSALTLLPPSFTSLCLPAQNWCAKCNASFRMTSDLVYHMRSHHKKEYAMEPLVKRRREEKLKCPICNESFRERHHLSRHMTSHN, encoded by the exons ATGGAGGAGTCCAGCTCTCAGAAGTTGGTGTGGGATGGGGACGCCAAAGCGGTCCAGCAGTGTCTCACGGACATTTTCACCAGCGTCTACACCACATGTGACATCCCAGAAAACGCCATTTTCGGGCCTTGTGTGTTGAGCCACACGTCGCTGTACGACAGCATCGCCTTCATAGCTCTGAAATCCACCGACAAACGCACAGCACCTTACATCTTCAGG GTGGACACCTCAGCAGCCAACAGCACCTCAGAGGGCTTGATGTGGCTGCGGCTGGTCCAGTCCGCCCGGGACAAAGAAGAACAGAACCTGGAGGCGTACGTGAAGAACGGCCAGCTCTTCTACCGCTCGCTCCGCCGGATCGAGAAGGACGAGGAGCTGCTGGTCTGGTACGGCAAAGACCTCATcgacctgctgctgctcagctccaGCAGAGCGCCCGCCAAAAGCAAAG GTTCGTCCCACCACTCCTGTCCGGACTGCAGCCAGCGGTTCCAGTTTGAGTTTCCATTCTTGGCCCATCTCCGGTTCCGTTGCACCAAAAGACTGCAGAGCATCACGGGGGCCGACGAGGAGTCCAGCAAGGAGAGCAGCACAGAGCGACCAAACACAACCCCTACCAGGACCAGCCCGAAGCTGGGCCGCTCCGAGGGCTTCAGCAGCTCTCAGGACAGCAGCAAACCCTCCACAGACTTTCACAACCTGGCTAGGGATCTAGAGAACAACCGGACCAGCCCGCCAAGCGACAAGGAGGCTGAGATCTGCAGCGAGACCTCGGGGAAGAGGAAGTTCTCGGAAATAGAGGACAGGGAGTGCCGAGGGCCCAGCCTTCCACAGTCCAAGTCTAAAGATGAGCTAGCAACGTCTGCGCAGAACTACAGAGGAGTGTATGGCCTGGATGACAACCACAGGTCTTTCTCCTCTTCGGGCTCCACAGAACTCGGTGAAAGCAAGCGCAGCGCCTTCACCGAAGTCAAGAAGTCGTCCCAGAGCCTCAAACACCACGGCTGCAACAAAACTCAGAGCTCCAACTCTGAAAACAAAGATGGTGGTCGTCCCAGCAGCAATCCTTCAGAGAAGCACCTCAACATCAGGCAGGTGCTGTCGGAGACTCAGCCACCCCAAACCTCGCCCGTGGGTAGTGCTTTCACCTCCGTGGGGCAGCAGGGCAGCGGCGGCAGTGGAGACAGGAAGAGCGCCTTCAGCCAGCCATCTCGCTCCTCCTTCTCCCAGATCTCACCGCTGGTGATGCCACCCAAGCTGCTGGACTGCCACCCAGCAGTGGGCGACACCATCTCCTCCAACAGACTCTACCAAGCTGACCACCTTGCCGCTAAGCTGCAAGGCGCGGAACTGGGCGCCAACTGTCCTGTGCCGGGCGGCATGGCTAAGCAGAACCCCTTCGTATACGCCACTGCCTTCTGGCCCAAGAACTCTGGGCCTATCCAGCTTCAGATGCCCTCGGCGCTCACCCTCCTTCCACCTTCCTTCACCTCCCTCTGCCTGCCAGCGCAGAACTGGTGCGCCAAGTGCAACGCCTCTTTCCGCATGACCTCGGACTTGGTTTACCACATGCGATCCCACCACAAAAAGGAGTACGCCATGGAGCCTCTGGTCAAGCGGCGACGCGAGGAGAAACTCAAGTGCCCCATTTGCAACGAGTCCTTCCGGGAGCGGCATCACCTGTCACGTCACATGACCTCCCATAACTGA